In one Serinus canaria isolate serCan28SL12 chromosome 2, serCan2020, whole genome shotgun sequence genomic region, the following are encoded:
- the TMEM158 gene encoding transmembrane protein 158: MLPLLFPALLAACLPPCQGWSPSAAASGQEEQEQELFLPPANSSSRSLASLEMDLDGAASKEEGSTDSPGTPAAPSQEPFSSAPTTSGQEQPGQEQPGQEHQQRPQPQGQPQPAEDPHCNISVQRQMLSSLLVRWSRPLGIQCDLLLFSTNSHGRAFFSAAFHRVGPPLLIEHLGLAAGGAQQDLRLCVGCSWVRSRRVGRLRGAAPQPQPPAAAAAAAAAASSSSSSSSSLSYPPAAESGQYWLQGEPLNFCCLDFSLEELKGEPGWRMNRKPIESTLVACFMTLVIIVWSVAALIWPVPIIAGFLPNGMEQRRGTTAGTATAAAAK, from the coding sequence cagggctggagcccctcgGCGGCTGCCAgcgggcaggaggagcaggagcaggagctcttCTTGCCCCCTGCCAACTCCTCCTCCCGCTCCTTGGCCAGCCTCGAGATGGACCTCGACGGGGCAGCGAGCAAGGAGGAAGGCAGCACCGACAGCCCGGGCACGCCGGCTGCCCCTAGCCAAGAGCCTTTCTCTTCCGCTCCCACCACGTCCGGGCAGGAGCAGCCGGGGCAGGAGCAGCCGGGGCAGGAGCATCAGCAGCGTCCCCAGCCGCAGGGGCAGCCGCAGCCCGCCGAGGACCCGCACTGCAACATCAGCGTGCAGCGGCAGATGCTGAGCTCGCTGCTGGTGCGCTGGAGCCGCCCGCTGGGCATCCAGTGCGacctcctgctcttctccacCAACAGCCACGGGCGAGCCTTCTTCTCCGCCGCCTTCCACCGCGTGGGGCCGCCGCTGCTCATCGAGCACCTGGGGCTGGCGGCCGGCGGCGCCCAGCAGGACTTGCGCCTCTGCgtgggctgcagctgggtgcGGAGCAGGCGGGTCGGGCGGCTGCGGGGCGCCGcgccccagccccagccccccgctgccgccgctgccgccgccgccgccgcctcctcctcctcttcctcctcctcctcgcttTCCTACCCGCCGGCGGCCGAGTCCGGCCAGTACTGGCTGCAAGGGGAGCCGCTGAATTTCTGCTGCCTGGatttcagcctggaggagctgaagggCGAGCCGGGCTGGCGGATGAACCGCAAGCCCATCGAGTCCACCTTGGTGGCGTGTTTCATGACTCTGGTCATTATCGTATGGAGTGTGGCCGCCCTCATCTGGCCCGTGCCCATCATCGCGGGATTCCTGCCCAACGGCATGGAGCAGCGCCGCGGAACCACCGCCGGCaccgccaccgccgccgccgccaagTAG